The sequence GGAGTGCTAATTTATCATTCGTAATTCCTGCATTGTTAACGAGATAGGAGAGTTCACCATCTGCATCGACAATGGTTTTGATCGCATCGACAAATGCCGTTTCATCCGCCACATCAAACCCGATTACCGCCGCTGTTCCGCCAGCCGCCTCAATTTCCGCTTTTACCGCGTCTGCCGCTGCCGCACCGCTTCGGTAGTTGATCCATACTTTTAGACCATAGCTTGCCAAAACTTTCGCCACTTCTGCACCGATTCCTCTACTTGAACCTGTTACCAATACATTTTTACCTGTGAATTTCATACGCGATTTCCTTATTATTATAATTTTGTTTTCTGTCACTATCGGAACTGACACTTTAGTGTCGGTAAAAAAGCGGGGTTAAAACCCCACCTCCAAAAGCATCAAATCAATGGTGTATCCATTTCGGATGGAATTTCAAGCCCCATCAACTTCAAAACTGTCGGTGCGATATTGTTCAGTGCACCCGAATGAACGTTATCAACACCCTCTGCCATGACGAAACACCACACTTTCCCTACCGTATGGTTGGTCAGAGTATTGCCCGCATCATCGCGCATCTCTTCACAGTTTCCATGATCGGAGGTAAGTACCATCGCATAGTCATGTTGACGTGCAGTCTCTATAATACGACCAAGCTGTTCATCAACCGCCTCAACCGCAGCTGTTGCTGCTTCAAAATTGCCGGTATGTCCGACCATATCACCGTTAGCAAAATTAACAACGACAAAATCAACTCCTTCATCCATCGCTTTGAGAACCGCATCACCCACTTCGGGAGCTGACATTTGCGGTTGCATATCATAGGTTTTGACCTGAGGACTAGGGATCAATACCCGTGTCTCATTTTCATAAGGCTCTTCGACACCGCCGTTAAAGAAAAAGGTTACATGGGCATATTTTTCGGTTTCTGCCGTATGAAGTTGACGTAATCCTGCACGGCTAATCACTTCACTAAGGGTATTTATCGGTGCATCTTTAGGAAATAACACCGGATAAGGGAAACTTTGATCGTACTGAGTAATAGTCGCAAAATGGATAGGTACAAAACGGCGTTCAAACCCACTAAATTCGGAATCTCCCAATGCGGATGAGAGCTGACGCATCCGATCACTTCGGAAATTAAGCGTTAGGACTGCATCCCCCTCACTAAATCCCTCATACCCCTCAAATGCCGTGGGGAGGATAAACTCATCATTTTCCCCTTTGGCGTATGAATTTTCTATATAATCAACAACACTTTGATCCGTATTTGGGGTAGCATTGACTATAGCATCGTACCCTTTTTGGACACGTTCCCAACGGTTATCCCGATCCATCCCATAAAATCGCCCACCCAAAGAGGCAATTTTAATATTACGGCGACCATGCGCTTTTATCGTTTGAACAAAATGGATAGCCGATGTCGGTGAAACATCACGCCCATCAGTAATAAGATGCAACCACACCTCCTTACCCGCATCAGCGGCGATCTCAGAGACACCGATAATATGATCGATATGAGAATGAACTCCCCCATCACTCAAGAGAGCAATCAGATGGAGACGATTACTTGTTTTGATGAGATTACTAAATACTTCGTTGTGCTCAAAACTTCCATCTTCTAATGAGAGCGAGATTTTTACCAAATCTTGATACAACACACGACCACTTCCGATACTCATGTGCCCCACTTCCGAGTTCCCCATTTGCCCCTCGGGCAATCCTACACTCAATCCAAACGTATCGATCAACGAATAAGGGGTTGAGGCAAATAAGGCATCATAGGTTGGTTTTTTTGCCGCATGAAAAGCATTAAAACTCTCTTTTGGCGAATATCCGATCCCGTCGGTAATGACTAAAACGGTTTTTTTGCCCATTTTGCCTCCTGATTAATCAAACTTTTGAGTAATTATATTAAAATGTCACTTGCTTTACAATTTTGTTATTCAAAGAGTCTTCATAATGTTATATTGGTTTCACAAATCTCTCGGTATTAATATTTTTCAATACATTACGGTGCGAGCTGGATTAGCTTTTTTTATAGGTCTTTTACTTACCCTTTTTATTATGCCCCGTTTTATCGCATGGGCACAACGCGGTGCGAAAGTTCAACCGATCAACGAATATGTCAGTGCCCACCAAGGGAAAGCCAAAACACCTACCATGGGCGGTATCGTTTTTATTATCTCTACCGTTATTGCCTCGTTCCTAACCGTAAATATCTTCAACCCTTTTGCCATCGGCGGATTATTGACTCTTGTATTTTACGCCTATATAGGATTTACCGATGACTGGGGAAAAATTCGCGGAGGTGACAACCTCGCAGGGCTAAGTGCTCGTGCAAAACTTACCCTCCAAATCATTTTTGGATTGGCTATCGGACTGTTTCTCATCTATGTTGCTAAACTTGAAACTGGCTTTTACGTTCCATTCGTTAAAACAAGTCTTTTTGATATGGGATATTTTAGTATTGCGTTTTGGGTTTTAGTGATGATTGCCACCTCAAATGCCGTAAACCTCACCGATGGACTCGATGGTTTGGCTACCGTCCCCTCTGTCTTTGCACTTATCTCATTGAGCGTCATCGTTTATATTGTCGGAAATGCCGCGTTATCCCACTATTTATTAATGCCAAAAATTCCTGGGGGGGAAGTGGTTGTTATCGCAGCTGCCCTCATCGGCTCATTAGTAGGCTTTTTATGGTTTAACTGCCACCCTGCACAAGTGTTTATGGGAGATAGCGGTTCACTCACCATAGGTGCTTTTATCGCCTACATGGCAATCATCGGTAAAAGCGAAATCTTGCTTATCCTCATCGGATTTATCTTCGTCATCGAAACGGTTTCGGTAATCTTACAAGTGGGAAGCTACAAACTCCGTAAAAAAAGGGTCTTTTTGATGGCACCGATCCACCACCATTTCGAGATGAAGCAGTGGGCGGAGAATAAAATCATCGTCCGTTTTTGGATTATCGCTTTGCTCTCCAACATCCTCGCCCTCATCACTCTAAAGATTCGCTAAATGGAAAAGATGACTATCGCCTGTTTCGGCTACGGCAAAACGACCCGTGCTATCGCCAAACGTTTCGGACCGTGTACCTTTTTCGATGACAAAGCTATCGAATCGTATAGTGATGAGGATGGCAATACCATCCATCCTGTCTCGAAATTCGACACCACAAAATTTACCCACGAAATCCCCTCACCCGGTATGCCACCTTATCACCCGCTAATCCAAAATGCAACCCATCTCATCAGCGAATACGATTTTTTTGCCCCTACCACTCCCTTTAGTATTTGGATCAGTGGAACCAACGGCAAAACGACCACTACTCAAATGGTGGAACATCTCCTCAGCGATAAAGGTGCAATCAGCGGCGGCAATATCGGTACACCGCTTGCCGATATGTCGAGCGAAGCCCCTATCTGGATATTAGAGACCAGTTCGTTTAGTATGCACTATAACCGTACTGCCGTCCCGAACATCTACGCCCTCCTCCCTATCACCCCCGATCATGTGAGCTGGCATGGGAGCATGGAAGAGTATTACAAAGCCAAACTCAAACCTCTCACACAAATGAGAGAAGGAGAAGCAATAATCTTGCCCAAGATGTTCGCCGATGTTCCCACTAACGGATTTAAAATCCTCTATGAAACAGAAGATGACCTCGCCAAGTATTTTGGATTTGATACGTCGAAAATCAAGTTCAAAGGGGCATTTTTGATGGATGCCCTCATCGCGATGGGGATTGATAAGATTCTCTATGATCGATGTGATTATGATAAAATCAACGCCTTTATTCTCGACCCTCACCGTCAAGAAGAGTTACGTGACACTCAAGGACGTCTTTGGATTAACGATTCCAAAGCAACCAATATTGACGCCACCCTCGCGGCACTACGCACCTACAAAGAGGAAAAAATCCACCTCATCCTCGGCGGAGATGACAAAGGGGTGGAACTCGAAGAGCTATTTACCCCTCTCAAAAACTACGATGTCACCATCTATGCCATCGGAAGCAATGCAGAGCGTCTCAAGACCCTCTGTGAGCACTACGCAATCCCCTGCACCCTATGTCATACCCTCGATAAAG comes from Sulfuricurvum sp. and encodes:
- the murD gene encoding UDP-N-acetylmuramoyl-L-alanine--D-glutamate ligase; protein product: MEKMTIACFGYGKTTRAIAKRFGPCTFFDDKAIESYSDEDGNTIHPVSKFDTTKFTHEIPSPGMPPYHPLIQNATHLISEYDFFAPTTPFSIWISGTNGKTTTTQMVEHLLSDKGAISGGNIGTPLADMSSEAPIWILETSSFSMHYNRTAVPNIYALLPITPDHVSWHGSMEEYYKAKLKPLTQMREGEAIILPKMFADVPTNGFKILYETEDDLAKYFGFDTSKIKFKGAFLMDALIAMGIDKILYDRCDYDKINAFILDPHRQEELRDTQGRLWINDSKATNIDATLAALRTYKEEKIHLILGGDDKGVELEELFTPLKNYDVTIYAIGSNAERLKTLCEHYAIPCTLCHTLDKAVEQIDKNHTRHTIAMLSPAAASLDQFSSYAERGNLFKEYAIGTSPNSLR
- the gpmI gene encoding 2,3-bisphosphoglycerate-independent phosphoglycerate mutase, which translates into the protein MGKKTVLVITDGIGYSPKESFNAFHAAKKPTYDALFASTPYSLIDTFGLSVGLPEGQMGNSEVGHMSIGSGRVLYQDLVKISLSLEDGSFEHNEVFSNLIKTSNRLHLIALLSDGGVHSHIDHIIGVSEIAADAGKEVWLHLITDGRDVSPTSAIHFVQTIKAHGRRNIKIASLGGRFYGMDRDNRWERVQKGYDAIVNATPNTDQSVVDYIENSYAKGENDEFILPTAFEGYEGFSEGDAVLTLNFRSDRMRQLSSALGDSEFSGFERRFVPIHFATITQYDQSFPYPVLFPKDAPINTLSEVISRAGLRQLHTAETEKYAHVTFFFNGGVEEPYENETRVLIPSPQVKTYDMQPQMSAPEVGDAVLKAMDEGVDFVVVNFANGDMVGHTGNFEAATAAVEAVDEQLGRIIETARQHDYAMVLTSDHGNCEEMRDDAGNTLTNHTVGKVWCFVMAEGVDNVHSGALNNIAPTVLKLMGLEIPSEMDTPLI
- the mraY gene encoding phospho-N-acetylmuramoyl-pentapeptide-transferase; amino-acid sequence: MLYWFHKSLGINIFQYITVRAGLAFFIGLLLTLFIMPRFIAWAQRGAKVQPINEYVSAHQGKAKTPTMGGIVFIISTVIASFLTVNIFNPFAIGGLLTLVFYAYIGFTDDWGKIRGGDNLAGLSARAKLTLQIIFGLAIGLFLIYVAKLETGFYVPFVKTSLFDMGYFSIAFWVLVMIATSNAVNLTDGLDGLATVPSVFALISLSVIVYIVGNAALSHYLLMPKIPGGEVVVIAAALIGSLVGFLWFNCHPAQVFMGDSGSLTIGAFIAYMAIIGKSEILLILIGFIFVIETVSVILQVGSYKLRKKRVFLMAPIHHHFEMKQWAENKIIVRFWIIALLSNILALITLKIR